The Salvelinus fontinalis isolate EN_2023a chromosome 34, ASM2944872v1, whole genome shotgun sequence region GGTCCTCTAGCTGCTTCTTCACAGGATCCAGCTCAATCCGGTCCAGCTACACAGATAGACAACAGATGTACTACAGGGATCCCAAAGATATAAACTACCACCAGACACAGCAGACAGACATTCCATGAGATTTTTACAAACAATGCTATCTGTCACTATAAACACGTTCGTAAAACACTTAAACTTGTGACATACAGACTTGTGAGATATATGTATTGGTGATAGCATTGTAATAACAGCAGAGCATGGCACGTATCAATGGACATGTTGGCCTATTATATAAACATCCATTTAGCAGGGTAACTTCCTGCTCAGTCTCACCTTGCACTCCATCTCGGTGGAGATTTTGTCGATGATTTTGTGCCAGTCCTGCTCCTGGCCGGTGATCTTGCTGAGCAGCTCCTGGAACATGGTGTTGAGTTCCTCTGTCATGGAGTCAAACTGCATGCGGCTCACCTTGGTCTCCAGGGCACGCTTGTCTGCTTTctacaggaagagaggagatgcAGTCCGGGCAATGGCAGTACTAGTGTGCACTTGTAGGGGTTAAGTGAAACCTGTATGGACTTGTAAGGGTTAAGTGAAACCTGCATGCACTTGTAGGGGTTAAGTGAAACCTGTATGGACTTGTAGGGGTTAAGTGAAACCTGTATGGACTTGTAAGGGTTAGGTGAAACCTGCATGCACTTGTAGGGGTTAAGTGAAACCTGCATGCACTTGTAGGGGTTAAGTGAAACCTGTATGGACTTGTAAGGGTTAAGTGAAACCTGCATGCACTTGTAGGGGTTAGGTGAAACCTGCATGCACTTGTAGGGGTTAAGTGAAACCTGCATGCACTTGTAGGGGTTAAGTGAAACCTGTATGGACTTGTAAGGGTTAAGTGAAACCTGCATGCACTTGTAGGGGTTAGGTGAAACCTGTATGGACTTGTAAGGGTTAAGTGAAACCTGTATGGACTTGTAAGGGTTAAGTGAAACCTGTATGGACTTGTAAGGGTTAAGTGAAACCTGCATGCACTTGTAGGGGTTAAGTGAAACCTGTATGGACTTGTAAGGGTTAGGTGAAACCTGCATGCACTTGTAGGGGTTAAGTGAAACCTGCATGCACTTGTAGGGGTTAAGTGAAACCTGCATGGACTTGTAAGGGTTAGGTGAAACCTGCATGCACTTGTAGGGGTTAAGTGAAACCTGCATGCACTTGTAGGGGTTAAGTGAAACCTGTATGGACTTGTAAGGGTTAAGTGAAACCTGCATGCACTTGTAGGGGTTAAGTGAAACCTGTATGGACTTGTAAGGGTTAGGTGAAACCTGCATGCACTTGTAGGGGTTAAGTGAAACCTGCATGCACTTGTAGGGGTTAAGTGAAACCTGCATGCACTTGTAGGGGTTAAGTGAAACCTGCATGCACTTGTAGGGGATAAGTGAAACCTGCATGCACTTGTAGGGGTTAAGTGAAACCTGCATGCACTTGTAAGGGTTAAGTGAAACCTGCATGCACTTGTAAGGGTTAAGTGAAACCTGTATGGACTTGTAAGGGTTAGTTGAAACCTGCATGCACTTGTAGGGGTTAGGTGAAACCTGTATGGACTTGTAAGGGTTAGTTGAAACCTGCATGCACTTGTAGGGGTTAAGTGAAACCTGTATGGACTTGTAAGGGTTAGTTGAAACCTGCATGCACTTGTAGGGGTTAAGTGAAACCTGTATGGACTTGTAAGGGTTAGGTGAAACCTGTATGAGCTTGTAAGGGTTAGGTGAAACCTGTATGAGCTTGTAGGGATAAATACATATGTGTATGAACTTGTGTATGGACATGTATGGGCTTGTGGTGACTTGTATGGCCTTGGTAGGGTTTAGCATGGGCTGGTACAGGTGAACTTGAGCATGTTCGGGATTTGTAGGTACCCCTATGGTCTTGAATGGACTTGTGGATGCTCGTCTAGACTAACATCAACATGTGAGAACTTGTGAGAGTTCACCTCAGTTGAGTATAACACACTGAGGGAAAGCTAAACCATGGCATGTTGTGGTGAGAGACTCACGATTTCAATCTCCATCTCCACAAGCTCTTTGTCAGCTTTCTTCTCgtccagttcttccatggactTGTACAGATGCTGTGACAGAAAGACATTACTGAGAATCATCTTTCTGTGGTTTGGAACAGAAGTACAGCGTGGAGCGTCTCCTATTCCCCTATGGGCCTCCCCCTGCTGCAGccctccctcccagactcacgTCGATGTGGACCTGTTTCTGGCTGTGCTCCTCAATCAGGTGGTTGGCTGTGCCGTGGAGCTTCTCACACTCAGCCTGCAGCTGCATGATGGCTTCCTGAACGTCATTCATCAGCTCCGAGCTCTggcagaaacacagagagacagggttctATGTCTGTAATACACAGCCATGCCCCGCTGCCATGGAGCGCCTGGCACTGACACACTCCTTTCCCTTAACACACTGCTGCCCTGATAGAGCTTCCCTTACATATCATCTCTAAACATATCCCTCCCTCAGGGTTCAACATAACAGACCCATTATTTAATTAGAACCCTTTGGTATTCTGTTTCATCCTCTATCCTGGCCCTGCCTTTAGTACCTCTGCTCCAGGTCTGCCTCCTCCCTGCTGATTCATGAATCTGCTAACCAGGCCCTGCAGATTCTCATAGCGCTGGAACAGCTGGCTGACCTTCCTGCTCACGTCTACAGAGCAGGAGGGGCACGTGGAGCCTTgctgcccgcctgcctgaccgcTGCCCTGGCCCTGCTCTGACCCCTGGGGCTCCTGCTGTAGGCTCTGGGAGAGCAGTGAGGAGGAGGACGCCATCATGTCCTCCAGCATGCCTCGCAGGTTGTCCATCTGCGGTGAGAGGGCAGTGTGAGGGCCATGTTGGGGCCACCAGGGGCCACTAGCTGCTACATTATGGATGATGCTGTCTCAGCTATATTCTACAGTTGAAGGTTTTACACTCTGGTGTTAGACCTGACAGTGTATTCAAATGTCTATATGCattggagtctgtctgtctgtctgtctgtctgtctgactgtctgtctgactgtctgtctgtctaacctgatcctgtagctgtctgtctgtctaacctgatcctgtagctgtctgtctttcTTGGTCTTCTGCTCAGCCTTGGCTGAGGTGTTCTCAGTCTTCAGCAGTAGCACCTCTTCCTCCACTTTCTGTACTGCGTTCCTGAACACAGAGTGGTGGAACAGGAGCACCAGGCCATGAGGAGCAGGCCACCACCTCTCTTCCAATGGAAAACTACCACATTTCAACTGGCCATAaaactgctgaggggagaacggctcgtAATAATGtccggaacagagcaaatggaatggcatcatacacctggaaaccatgtgtttgatgtatttcataccattccactgattccgctccagtagttaccacgagcccgttctccccaattaaggtactgTCAACCTCTTGTGTTACAAATTACTTAGACTACCAAATTATATCAAATGTAGTTTCCATAATAAACTATCTATCATTTCTATTTAGCCTTCCTGTGTGCTCCTGTGTCGTTGTTTACCTGAGGTATAATATCTGCAGTCTGAGCTGTCCTTGCTTAGGAGAGTCAGAGTCCTCACTGTCTGACCCTTTGGCTGTTTCTGAGCCTCCCTCTGAGCCCTGAACTGTCCCTATGTTCAGAATCAGCTGCTCCAGTTCTCCCAGCTACGACAGGGACATGGGGTCATCaacaatgtatgtatgtatgtatgtatgtatgtatgtatgtatgtatgtatgtatgtatgtgtgtgtgtatgtatgtatgtatgtatgtgtgtgtgtgtgtgtgtacatcttcCTCGCTCACCTTGGCTCTGTCACCCATCAGGCTGTCGACCAGAACTCTCAGATGATTCAGTTGATCCAACAGTTTGTCAGGCACATCCCTGTCCCCTACACATTCAGGACAAAAATGGTCATCCCACACAAAAGACATCATTCAGtaaaagaaaacatagaatagCCATACACTATCCAATCTCCACATTGTTCTCTTACCCATGTCAGTGAGGTGCTCCCGGAGgtgctggagctgggcctggtcGGCCTTGCCTGCTTCCAGCAGCTCTACTCTGGTCTCCAGGGTGTTGTGTCTCTCCCTGAGCCTGCCCACGTCCCTCAGGGCCTCCACTGTCTCTGGGTAACGCTCTGCCCCGCTGGCCACACGAGACAGGGGTTTGCTGCCCACCATCAGAGCTCCATCAGAGAGGGACTGCTGGGGCAGTGTCCCCCCATGCTGGCTGACAGTGACAGTGCCAGTGCCAGGAGTGAAGGCAGTAGCTCCATCAGAGAGGGACTGCTGGGGCAGTGCCCCCCCATGCTGCCTGGCAGTGACAGTGCCAGTGCCAGGAGTGAAGGCAGTAGCTCCATCAGAGAGGGACTGCTGGGGCAGTGCCCCCCCATGCTGCCTGGCAGTGACAGTGCCAGTGCCAGGAGTGAAGGCAGTAGCTCCATCAGAGAGGGACTGCTGGGGCAGTGCCCCCCCATGCTGGCTGGCAGTGACAGTGCCAGGAGTGAAAGCAGCAGCTCCATCAGAAAGGGACTGCTGGGGCAGTGCCCCCCCATGCTGGCTGACAGTGACAGTGCCAGGAGTGGAGGCAGCAGCTCCATCAGAGAGGGACTGCTGAGGCAGTGCCCCCCCATGCTGGCTGACAGTGACAGTGCCAGGAGTGGAGGCAGCAGCTCCATCAGAGAGGGACTGCTGGGGCAGTGCCCCCCCATGCTGGCTGGCAATGACAGTGCCAGGAGTGAAGGCAGCAGCTCCAGTGTTGGCATTGACAGAGGCGCTGAAAGGAGTCATGGTGGTCATGACAACTGATGTGGGGACAGGGACTGAGTGCCTGATTTCCTATTGGAGAAATAGCTACCATCAACACAAAGCTAATGTCTATTCCTATGTCTTGTATATGATTGCTTGATAAAGGAATCTCGCTCTTTCAAGCAAGACATAAGACATGCCTTTTGCAGATTCTGTTGCTCGCTAACCAAGGTGCTCTGCATGATGTCCCAGGTCACACACTGAATGAGCTCGTCTGGGTCTGGGTAACGCCCAACTCTGTCCTGCAGCTCTTTCtgtgatagagagaagacaagaaAGAGAGGAAGTCATGATTAACATCTTTTTACTAGAGTtagctactacagtactatactattGTTTGTCTCCTCTTAACAAGGTAGTATATAATTTGTGAGCTCGGAAAGTAGTCTCCTCAGTTCCAACTCACGGTGGCAGAGTCCAGGTTGTCCAGTCGGTGGCAGTACTGTTCCACTTCGTTAATTCTGTCAACCAGCTCACTCATATTCAGCTGGAACCCAAAAACACCCAAAGCAACATCATGCTACCAGATGGAAACAGACATGTAGGATGATCCCTATTATCCTCACTCTATTGTTGGGGTGAGTGACAGGCCAGGTTGCCAGAGATAAGCTGTGGCTCTTTGATGCTGTTGCCCTCTGTATGACTCCATGTCCCCtacagagagtgatggagggaggggaccAGGGCCAGGGTGGATCGGGCTCTACATGACGCTATATTTCACCACTGTGTGGGGTGGTGAGATGGAGAAGGATTCCCTAGTGATGAGCACTGGGTATATCCCCtactgtagattaatgagggagaTGAGTAAGGTTGCCAAATGTTGTCTATCTGCAATCCCTCCTCACTAAGAGGGTTTGCCAGTATGGAtgtgtgtctgacctggttgagTTGGTTCTGGAGGCTTTTGACCTCTTTCTTCAGGTCGTCTCTGGACTCCTTCAGGTCCTGGATCTCCTTCAGCAGATCCTGGATCAGCGACATAGACTGGAAACACAACAGTGTGTGTTCGAAGGAATCAAAGCTCAAAGAACCTCACATCACTGGTCAGATCACTTAACACAATCAATACATTTTGTCAGTTTCTGTTATGATGACTGAATTGTAGGCTATAGAAATAAAGAGGGTCGCACACGCGATATATAAGCTCCCAGTAATGTATTGGGTAAACCTCCAACATTTTGGCATCACTGTGGCTTATTCAGTGTGAATCAACACGCATGGTGATCTCTTAGCATTAGGTTTAAAGCTTTTTCACAGCCTCTTCATGCCCAAAAACCTTGAAACTGACTCAGCCCAGTTCTCTAATCTCCCAAAGTAAGACTCTGTGAAACTTTGAAGCGGTCAGGGGACTCAGTAAGGTAGAAATCCCCCTGAACAAAGCCATATATTTGACTATTCCCCTGGCTACTTCCTTTGAAGATCAGTAGGAAGATCCTAAACCCCTTCATTTAGGAGGGATCCCCAAACCACTCTCCGTGGCTCCATCCAGTTGACATTTCACCCCAAGGGAGGTTACTAGGACACCACCATCCATATGCAGTAGATGAGCTACACAAGCTGTTACAAAGCAGCGGTAGGACCTGTCTGTCTCCAGATAATCCATGTTTTTCATGTACATAACCCCTGCCAATATGTAACCACTCCACTCTCTAACACAGCTGAGGCCTTGTTGACAGAGTAAACCCACACATTTGCTCTGGGTGTTGCAAATTAGAAATAGGTTGTGTTTACTAAGCAAAGTTGAAACAGGTGGCTTTGAACGTATTGACCAGAGTTCCGGTGGGTTTGTCTAATGCACCCAGACATGAAACGACGCATAGCGACCCCACTGAGCTGCACAGGCAGTCAAATAATTGGCTGAATAACTAATAGGTTGTTCAGTGAGCTGTAAACGTGGAAGGGATATATGACCTGCGTGTATGGAATTTCTGGAGGAGACCACCTTTTCATTGATCGCCTCAAGCATCTCAGAGACATGAGATTAGGCAAAACATGATCAAATCTTGTAAACAGGACATACACAAGAATATTCTAACCTGGCAACCAACCCAACCCCTAATGACAACAAGAAAAACTCTAGTAAAAGGGGTAGGAAAAGAGTAACTAACATAATAAAAGTACACTGACTTTTACTGTCCCAGCGATAAGGAAGTTATTTGTGATTGGGAAGAAAGCCATCCGCTCTACCTCCCTGTTACTCTTTAGTCAGCCATTAACTGGCTCTGACTAAGATGGCCGGTGGCCTGGAATCCTTCCACGCCACTGTGAACACAGAGCTCCACTCAGGCCACTTTTTGCTACATTCTCAGATCCAGGACATGTACCCTGTGGTGTCACAGTGGAGCACACCTTTATCAACCACAACAATCCCCTGATAACCTCTGCCATGGGTTAAGAAGAAAGAGACCCTGGCTAAGGGCCTGTATGCGGGAAATACAATATGCTGCTATGAGTTGTGAGGCAGAAACTGATGGACATTGTGTCTTAGTGGGGTCTTCAGGGATATTGCAGACAGGGCCAGAGAAGGCCAGACGGGGCCAGCGAgggccagaggtccagacaggtCCAGTGGATACTGGTATTGACCCACAGCAGTATGCACACAGGATATATGAATGATTCAGAGGATTTTCAGAGGCACCTTCACCTGTACCCACTGGCTGTCCCTCCCTCATATCACCTGAGTGTTAACTGGGCAGGTCTGGGCAACATCAGTGAAGATAGATTGCACAGGATTTAGCTCTCATCTTCCTACTTGCTTTATTTACACAGACTGTCATGTCTCTATCAGTGTCCATATTTCAAACTCAGACATTTCAGATAACAGCAGAGATACAGTTCAGAGTGTGGTATGAAGTACTGGACCGATACTGATTCTAAATTGTATACAccccaggaggttggtggcaccttaattggggaggacgggcttgtggtaatggctggagctgaATAGGTGGAATGctttcaaacacatcaaacatatggaaaccacatgtttgactccgttccatgaattccattccagccattacaatgagccgtcccctctcagcagcctccgctAGTGATCTGTTCTACTCAGCTATTCAATTTTGTTCCACAGCATACACAGGGAACACAGGAGTGGTGCTTATCTTTGGGGAGTGGCCTTTCCTTTGGAAACTGGAACAGAGACACAGCGAGGTCATTTGAGAAGACAGTGTGGTGCCCATCACCTATTGTGCTGTGCTCTGTCATCAATATCCTTATCCAGTGTTGAGTGTTCTGAAATGCTCACCATTCACCACACAGACAGGCCCCCAGCTGCGGGACAGGGCTTTGATGAGCAAGCACTCAAGGACTTAATACAGATAAGAGGGTCTGAATCACTTGCCAGCAGCATTCTGGCTGGCTTGCCTCAGAAACTAGGTAGTTGGTCCTGGTCGGTACCTGGATGGGAGACAGAATGCTACTGGAAGGCCAATAGGTGGTACTCTTCCCTCTGCTCTAAGGAGATTCCAGTGCCCCAGGGCTGTCTTTcagtgtcctgactctgtggtcactaaagatcccatggcacttatcgtatgagtaggggtgttaaccccggtgttgtggctaaattcccaatctggccctcatgccATCAttgccacctaatcatccctagcttccaattggctcattcgtcCCCTCTCCTCCCAACTTTAACTCTTCCCCATGTCGTTGCTGTAAGCGAatatgttctcagtcaatttacctggtaaaataagggtcaaTAAATAAACCTCACTCTAACATCTGTCCCAAGATGGATGTCTAGTCTAGAATACCCAGTGGAACTGTAATGTAATCCTATTTCTTGACTGTTATGGCCATTTTTCTTTGACCACAAAATTGTTTTGGGACAGATTCCCCAAAATGATTTGGCGCCTATCTTATGACAAGCAAAATTGTGCATCACAAACAAATCAGAGTTTCAACACAGTTTTGACTGTTGATCAAGGGAGGCAGCACTGCCACAGCAGCAGTGTTCAACTTTCACCTGACATTATTTCAATTTATAATACAATTATAACTCAGCGATGACAGTGTGATATTAATAATTACATTTTGAGGAAGAGCCTGTCTCACCTTGGACACGCCGTCCTCACTCGCCTGAGCCTTGCGGCGGAGCTGCATCAGCTGCCACAAGTCGTTGACCGGTGTTGTGGTTGAGGCAGTGCGGCTCAGAAGATCAGTACCGCTAGGAAGCTTCTCCAGCGCggccatctgtctctctatctgccGAAGTTTGTCTTCCATGTGATGATACCGGCTAGAGGACTTGGTCAGATGCGGGCCATGGGGCTCCTGTGGCGGGGCATCCTGCTCTCTCCAGTCGGTGGTCACAGTTTGGATTTTCAGGTGTCCCAGGATAGCGTGGAGGAGGGTATGCAATGCATTGAAGTTGACAGCTCCAACTTCAGGTGTCCCGATCGACAGGTTCACCAAATCGAACAAACTAATGTCAGTTGACATTTTGTCTCACACTACTTTTGAGTTAATGTTATTAAAAAGTATTTACGAGGGATATGAAAGATATATCTTCTTCCAATATTGCCATCTTATTTTGTAAAAATTCAACGCCAGAAGGATTCAATTAAATAACATAAGATTAAAAAAACGACAGGATCGAACGCAAAAAAAATAGAAATGTAAAATTATAGAAAAAAATACTCTTTGATTCTTCTGTACTAAATAAAAAACTGTCTGTAAATTAGAATTAAATATTCCCTACACAGTTACTTTTCAACACCTTTTCGTTGCTACTCAATCTCGGCTGTTTCTTATTCCAATGCCATTTCTAACCTTGTTTTAGAAATCGTTTCAATTTGGTTCTAATCTCTCACGCCTACCATAGAACCGTATTGGACGTAACAATGACAGTGAGTACAGTTCTCTTTTGTGATTGGATGTAGCCTCCTTCCATTACACAATAATTGCATCCCACATTGTGACTCACAGCGTCCCTGGTTGCTGAGCAACAAGGCAGAGGCGGGCATCAAATCCTCATCAGGTAGGACAAGGGTTGTGTTGTTGAGAAAGTATGCAAAGCATCACCTGTTCTCACCCCAGGTATGCAAAAAGGAGCATACAGACACGAAAAAAAGGCTCAAAATAACAATTTTATAATAATGTTTAAAAAACAAGCGTGCATATCCTGGTGCCTTTCTAAGTAACTACATTCAAGTATAAAATCTAGTTCATAATCCAAAACACATAGTTTATTCCCTCAAAATCCTATTGATTGCCTCACATCCAATAGCTCTGAACAATCTTCAAACTCAGTTTTCATGTGCCACAGAACTGAACTCTACATTAAGCAATCCACACAATGAATGAAATGATTCATGAATTCAACTTCACATTTTTGGCAAGGAGGAGCACAAACACTGTAAACAGTTTGTGACCTCAATCGAAATTGCATGATGAAAATGTAGAACAAAAAATAAATGCTTGATGTTTGCAGAGTGCAAAGGCCATTGTTTCAATGTGAGTTCTAAATAAAACCATAGCCTTATAAACTCATACGCTCAAGAGTTCTTCAATGTGACATTTTAACAGAGCAATATAACCTAGAGCAGTTTAGACACAAAAATTCTGGTCTACATTTTGTAATTCACCATTCATCCAACAGCCATGCCATCATCCTCAATACACTATCTATGGCCTTTTGGATCCCACTTTTGACAAAACCTATGGAATACTACAGATACTCTGAAAGTGTGCTGCAAATATTGACAAAGAAATAACATTTAGAGCATTGTTCAACAATTTCATACAGATATCACTATAACAAAAATAATTTAAATTGCAATAAGCTAGTCTATATCTTGTCTTGGTAATTTCTCCCTTTGCGACAAATGCCATCTTACAAGAAATCTAGTTGCAGTGGAGTCCTGATAAATGCAATGGCTTGGGAGTGTTCTAAATGTGTATACTAAACCTGAGCATGCAGAAGTGAAAAGTGTATTTTAATTTGAACTGATAAACTGTACTGCATGTAAACAGAGTTTGTACATTTCCAATGTGCGCTTATTAAGAATCGACTGTACTACGTTTTCTTCTTCAATCAAATTTAAGTAGTATAATAAGATTCATGTTGAGACTGGAAACCTTGGTAGGAATAGCAGTCTAGCCAAGCCTTAGTCAATGACTACTGCATATTGAAACCAACCAGCTGAACTTCTACATGAAGACAGAAGCACAGTGAATGATATTGAACATGAAAATAAAAGCTCCTCTGTGCACAACTGATTCACTCCAAGTAAAGTAAAATATACAGTATTTAAGTGTATCTTCCACTTGAAAGGCAACAATCAAAAGAGCTGTGAATGACTGTGCTAAAACAGCGTTACTACAGTCTCTGCTTATTGGGGCTGAGGTGGGCCAGTCAAATTGTCAGTTGAAGGATTCCAAAGGATAGCTACGTTGATAGGAAGCTGTTACACCGACTCTTCCCCGGATGACCCGTCCAGCTGTGAATAGCTCCTCTCACCGTGACCCCCTCCTCCCATAGGTTGTCATATGCTGTCATAGTCAGTGTCCCGTCGGCTGGAGACCACCACCCACTCAGCCACGAAGAAGGATAGCGTGCCCAGGAAGCCCACCACAACCATGATGAGCAGCTGCCAGTGCAGCAGGAGATAGTTACTGTAGAAGAAGGCCAGGGCTGCAGTGATGGACTGTGGAGGACAAGAGCACCAAGTTATACCACTGTAATACAGCAACTGTGGTTAGCAAGTATTGGAAATCATCAAGGAATATACCAAGCAAATAGCTCAATGTTATATTTCTTCAAATCATTCAGAGTAATACATTATCACCATAGATAGCAAACCATATCGTGTGTGTAGGCCTAACAGATATCAATGTACCTGGACAAACTTGAAAACGGCAAAGGCAGGAGCGCTGTCCTCCCGGAACATGAATCCCACAATGCTCAGCAGTTGGGTGTTGAAGCAGCTGTCCCCCAGGCCCAGCAGGAAGCTGCACAGCAGAGCCACCTCAACACTGAACAGACAACATCCCAGGTTAATACAGACATGAAACCTTACAATCTGCAGTAGCCCGATAGAGTTCAAATGCAATTATGCACTACTGCTACACTTAACATAATGTTCATGTCCTGACCTGCTGTATTCTTATGCAAACTACGTAGAATTGTTGTAATAGTAATCCATGGTCATTGTTTTATGGGCCAACTGAGTAAGCCCTGCCGTGTACCTGGGGGTGATGTATGCCTGTAGGTGTGTGCCCTCTTCTGGGGCAATAGGGGCATCACTGGCGATGTTCAAGAAGATCAGGTAAAAGGCCACGAAGTGAGTGATCAGCCCCAGCAGCACAACAGGGTTCCTCCCAAACCGGTTGCACTTGTTCAGCATCCCAAACACGCCCCCTCCTGGACAAACAGAGGCACAGCTAAAACAGAAGCGTTGACTTCCTCGAATCATCAGTCCCTTCCTGTCAACCAGTTTATCTGCTTTCCAAACCTCACGTGTGTCATGTGATCCGAAACAGCACTGAAGATTAAAAAAATGGCTTCGACTCACCCAGGATCTCTCCCAGGCCAATGAAAATACCAGAGAGCCCGATCAGACTCTTAGCATCGTCCCCAAATTGAGTCATGGCTCCTATACATGTCCCGTATACCCCACTGTAAAATGTCAACTCTAGGcctgaaggtagagaaggagcaAGAGTTACACACATAGAACCTAGGGTTACGCATTCAAACATACTCAATGTCAATTGAATATGCATCCGTTTATATTTCTATACTAGCATCCACTGAAAGAAGTTCCTCATATTGGAAATAGCCCAAACCATTTTTTTTCGGAATTAATTGGAATGAATTTGCCCACCTGTGTATGCTATGGAGATACTCAGCAGTAGCATCTCTTTAGTGACAGACAACTGCAACGCTTTCTCTGTAAGAAGAGGGCACATATCAGTCAGCTGAGTTCTGGGCCTTTGTTGCTGACATGACAGATTGAAGTAAGAAGCAACCAATGAACTCTGACTCACTGAAAGCATCCAGAGCCTGGGAACCGAGACCTGGAGTCGCTCTGCAAGGAAGAGAAATCCATAAATAAACTTAAGTACAGCCTTTCCAGACATAAAGGAATACAGAATTATCCAGATTCA contains the following coding sequences:
- the LOC129833921 gene encoding glutamine-rich protein 2-like, with amino-acid sequence MTTMTPFSASVNANTGAAAFTPGTVIASQHGGALPQQSLSDGAAASTPGTVTVSQHGGALPQQSLSDGAAASTPGTVTVSQHGGALPQQSLSDGAAAFTPGTVTASQHGGALPQQSLSDGATAFTPGTGTVTARQHGGALPQQSLSDGATAFTPGTGTVTARQHGGALPQQSLSDGATAFTPGTGTVTVSQHGGTLPQQSLSDGALMVGSKPLSRVASGAERYPETVEALRDVGRLRERHNTLETRVELLEAGKADQAQLQHLREHLTDMGDRDVPDKLLDQLNHLRVLVDSLMGDRAKLGELEQLILNIGTVQGSEGGSETAKGSDSEDSDSPKQGQLRLQILYLRNAVQKVEEEVLLLKTENTSAKAEQKTKKDRQLQDQMDNLRGMLEDMMASSSSLLSQSLQQEPQGSEQGQGSGQAGGQQGSTCPSCSVDVSRKVSQLFQRYENLQGLVSRFMNQQGGGRPGAESSELMNDVQEAIMQLQAECEKLHGTANHLIEEHSQKQVHIDHLYKSMEELDEKKADKELVEMEIEIKADKRALETKVSRMQFDSMTEELNTMFQELLSKITGQEQDWHKIIDKISTEMECKLDRIELDPVKKQLEDRWKSIRKQLQAQPAPKEDDAAGIRKQLVARFHCISCDRPVDMLTPGPHLVTVPSTPGLPSHKSNRPYTIYELEQVRQHCRSERIPEMADYSYLAMSRSCGGSHTVTYPNRRYTRLQHISHFIQAEEETLPISSSSLRIQPEEVDILGLDGHIYKGRLKTRSIKTVDARLPTIFPKDGTGFWTGIIFSSTLQYCVFLE
- the LOC129833255 gene encoding UNC93-like protein MFSD11, which codes for MGPEGKTLLNIIILGFGFMFMFTAFQTCGNIEQTVIKSFNSTEFHGSGYTSMAIIYGVFSASNLIAPSVVAVIGPQLSMFFSGLVYSGYIAMFIHPYTWSFYTASVVVGIAAAILWTAQGNLLTINSTDATIGRNSGIFWALLQFSLFFGNMYIYFAWHGHVHISDKDRQTVFISLTVISLVGSFLFFLIQKPEPEATPSEASESLLQTESTESASIVVATPGLGSQALDAFKKALQLSVTKEMLLLSISIAYTGLELTFYSGVYGTCIGAMTQFGDDAKSLIGLSGIFIGLGEILGGGVFGMLNKCNRFGRNPVVLLGLITHFVAFYLIFLNIASDAPIAPEEGTHLQAYITPSVEVALLCSFLLGLGDSCFNTQLLSIVGFMFREDSAPAFAVFKFVQSITAALAFFYSNYLLLHWQLLIMVVVGFLGTLSFFVAEWVVVSSRRDTDYDSI